A window from Kovacikia minuta CCNUW1 encodes these proteins:
- the grpE gene encoding nucleotide exchange factor GrpE: MIDEENPLESTQGTPVDSSETPPGEISGENQVSPEGASEFQAGTGDSTVLGGDGSTQVESAATEGVDSQLEAVDYTAILIEKENEIRALKSQLDDRTNQCVRIAADFDNYRKRTQREREEQEVQIKCSTINELLPVVDNFERARSQIKPQTDQETNIHKSYQSVYKQLVECLKRIGVAPMRSEGKEFDPNLHEAVMRQPTDEYSEGTVIEELQRGYMLGDRVLRHALVKVAAAPEPVITSEEADQGG, translated from the coding sequence ATGATTGACGAAGAGAATCCGTTAGAGAGCACACAAGGTACCCCGGTTGATTCTTCCGAGACGCCTCCCGGTGAGATCTCTGGAGAAAATCAGGTTAGCCCGGAGGGAGCGTCGGAGTTTCAAGCCGGAACAGGCGATAGTACTGTTTTAGGTGGAGATGGCTCAACTCAGGTCGAGTCGGCTGCTACCGAAGGCGTTGATAGTCAACTAGAAGCCGTTGATTACACGGCGATTTTGATTGAGAAAGAGAATGAAATTAGGGCGTTGAAATCTCAATTAGACGATCGCACGAATCAATGTGTCCGGATAGCCGCAGATTTTGATAATTATCGAAAGCGAACCCAGCGAGAGCGGGAAGAGCAAGAAGTGCAGATCAAATGTTCCACCATTAACGAACTTTTGCCAGTGGTGGATAATTTTGAGCGGGCACGTTCGCAAATTAAACCCCAGACCGATCAGGAAACTAATATTCACAAAAGTTACCAGAGCGTTTACAAGCAATTAGTCGAATGCCTGAAACGCATTGGTGTGGCTCCTATGCGGTCCGAAGGGAAAGAATTTGACCCCAATTTGCATGAGGCGGTGATGCGGCAGCCGACGGATGAATACTCTGAAGGAACCGTAATTGAAGAATTGCAACGGGGATACATGTTAGGCGATCGGGTATTGCGGCATGCACTGGTAAAAGTTGCTGCGGCTCCAGAGCCTGTGATAACCTCGGAGGAAGCCGATCAGGGTGGTTAA